The sequence TTTGGTATGGCGGTAATAAAGCCAGCTTTTCAAAAGTTAATCCAAGATTCACATCAACACTGGTAAATTTCTTGCGAGAACCTTTTTTAGTAGTAATTACAACCGCACCATTGGCAGCACGTTGACCATATAAAGCTGTTGATGCAGGTCCTTTTAATACAGAAACACTTTCAATATTATCTAAGATGACCGCAGACTGGTTAGTGATGGTTCCGTCTACTACAAAAATCGGTGCTTGAGGCCCCAATCCTGTAACACCACGAATCAATATATCGGCATTATCAAAAGTAGAACTAGGAGACCCTACTAACTGAATACCTGCTACTTTACCGGCTAAAGAAGTACTAATATCTAAAGATTTCGCAACAGTTAGGTTTTCGCCTTTTACTTCTTGAACTGCATAACCAAGCGCTTTTTTCTCTCTTTTTACCCCTAAAGCCGTAACAACCACTTCACTTAAGTTATCTACAGCTTCTTTCATTTTAACGGAAGCCGCTTTTTCTGCTGGCAATTCTACCATCCCAAAACCAGTGGCAGTAAACTGCAGCACGGCATTTGGAGATACAGAAATCATAAAATTGCCCTCCCCATCAGCACTTACAGCATTTTTAGTGCCTTTCTCTTTAACAGTAGCTGAAGGTACACCTACTCCATTGGTGTCGGTAACCTTACCTCTAACTGTTGTTTTTTGCGCATAGGTAGTATTCATAATAAGAATAAAACCCAGCATCAACAACAAAATTTTTCTCATTTGTTTAGGTTTTGGTTTAGAATATTAAGATTTCAATATACATTTAATTGCATAAATGTTAAATAAATCTTAAAGAAATGATATTAAAATAGGCTTAAAACGAACATTTCCTCCCTAATTCAAGGGATATTTGACAATCATATAACTATTAGCTATAAAATATACCTAAATAATATAAAAAAGCCCCGACTCTTTTGAATCGGGGCTAAATCATAAAGTAATTAAAGAAGTTTGGAAAACTCGCTTGGTAAGCTTACCAACCAAGTAAATACGCAAATATCAATGGAGCAACAATGGTTGCGTCACTTTCAACAATGTATTTAGGGGTATGAATATCCAGTTTACCCCAGGTGATTTTTTCATTGGGTACAGCACCAGAATAAGAACCATATGAAGTAGTAGAGTCACTTATCTGACAGAAGTAGCTCCAGAAAGGAACATCATGCCACTCCAAATCCTGGTACATCATAGGTACTACGCAAATAGGAAAATCACCTGCAATACCACCACCAATCTGGAAGAAACCAACACCCTTACCACCACTGTTGGCGCGGTACCATTCTGTTAACCATACCATGTATTCAATACCGCTCTTCATGGTAGAAGCTTTCAACTCCTGCTTAATTACATAAGAAGCGAAAATATTACCCATGGTACTGTCTTCCCATCCCGGTACTACAATTGGCAAATTCTTTTCAGCTGCAGCTAACATCCAGCTGTTCTTTGGATCAATCTCATAATACTGTTGTAAATCGCCACTCAACAACATTTTATACATGAATTCATGCGGAAAATATCTTTCTCCTGCATTGTCTGCGTCTTTCCAAACCTTGTAAATATGTTTTTGCAAACGACGGAAAGCTTCTTCTTCCGGAATGCAGGTATCGGTTACACGATTGTAGTGGTTTTCTAGTAAATCCCACTCCTCCTGTGGACTTAAATCGCGGTAGTTAGGTACACGCTTATAATGGCTATGTGCCACCAGATTCATGATGTCTTCTTCCAGATTAGCGCCTGTACAACTGATGATAGCCACTTTATCCTGACGGATCATTTCCGCTAAGCTAATGCCCAATTCTGCAGTACTCATAGCGCCAGCCAAGCTAACTAGCATTTTACCCCCCTCCAATAAATGGGTTTCATATCCTTTGGCCGCATCCACCAATGCAGCAGCATTAAAATGTCTGTAATGGTGCTCAATAAACTGAGAAACAGGTCCTTTACTCATATTATTCATTTTTAAGAGGGCAAAAGTAAATTTTTTAACTGGTATGCCTTCTCTAAATTGTTCTCAATTTTTCGTTACTTGCAGCTCCCCCTTATAATATCATGGATCAACAATACTTTAAAGAATATTATCATCTGGAAAGGGTAAACTGGTGGTTTACGGTAAGAAAAAGAATATTGAGGGAGCGCATCTGTCGCTTTTTGGGAAATCCCCGGGGGATTCATTCACTTAATATAGGCGCAGCCACAGGCACTACTTCAGAAATGCTGGAGGAATTTGGACCGGTAATGTCGGTTGAATACGATGAAACCTGCTGCAATTTTGCTAAAACACTGCTGAAAAGCCCGATTATACAAGGATCTATTACAGAACTTCCATTCGAAGACAACAGGTATGATTTGGTTTGTGCCTTTGATGTAATAGAACACGTGGAGGACCATCAAAAAGCCGTGGAAGAAATGTGGAGGGTGTGTAAACCAGGAGGTCACCTTTTTATTACAGTGCCTGCTTATATGTTTTTATGGGGCGATCACGATGTAATAAACCAGCATATCAGAAGATATACCCGCCCCGAATTATTGAAACTGATACAATCTCAAAAGGGGAAACTGATTTACGACAGTTATTTTAACTCAATACTTTTTGCACCAATTGCAGCATTCAGACTGCTGGCAAATGCTGTTCAAA is a genomic window of Sediminibacterium sp. TEGAF015 containing:
- a CDS encoding deoxyhypusine synthase family protein, which produces MSKGPVSQFIEHHYRHFNAAALVDAAKGYETHLLEGGKMLVSLAGAMSTAELGISLAEMIRQDKVAIISCTGANLEEDIMNLVAHSHYKRVPNYRDLSPQEEWDLLENHYNRVTDTCIPEEEAFRRLQKHIYKVWKDADNAGERYFPHEFMYKMLLSGDLQQYYEIDPKNSWMLAAAEKNLPIVVPGWEDSTMGNIFASYVIKQELKASTMKSGIEYMVWLTEWYRANSGGKGVGFFQIGGGIAGDFPICVVPMMYQDLEWHDVPFWSYFCQISDSTTSYGSYSGAVPNEKITWGKLDIHTPKYIVESDATIVAPLIFAYLLGW
- a CDS encoding class I SAM-dependent methyltransferase — encoded protein: MDQQYFKEYYHLERVNWWFTVRKRILRERICRFLGNPRGIHSLNIGAATGTTSEMLEEFGPVMSVEYDETCCNFAKTLLKSPIIQGSITELPFEDNRYDLVCAFDVIEHVEDHQKAVEEMWRVCKPGGHLFITVPAYMFLWGDHDVINQHIRRYTRPELLKLIQSQKGKLIYDSYFNSILFAPIAAFRLLANAVQKIKGKKKDKVESDHAIFGTEGFFNNLLGGIFSIDYYLLKLGFRFPAGVSIMVIFKKEA